A stretch of Paenibacillus peoriae DNA encodes these proteins:
- a CDS encoding ABC transporter ATP-binding protein: MNNQAACAQRQATSHPVVTVSGLTKAYTGGKTVLKDVALSISPRECLGIVGESGSGKSTLARCILTLDPFDQGELRLDGQSIKGLKRSELKRIRSRLGAVFQHPSAALNPRLTILQSLLEPLDQLKYYVPSFMAGMSSERRDIAEHLLDMVKLPASYLDKFPHQLSGGEKQRVTIARAISTEPDFIVLDEPTASLDVTTQATVLNLLKDLQDELGLAYLFISHDLAAVYFMSDRIMVMKEGSVLEHFPKEALFHSDRHPYTQSLLEVFSTCCLPTEPILL, translated from the coding sequence ATGAATAATCAAGCCGCCTGCGCTCAGCGGCAAGCCACGTCTCATCCTGTCGTGACCGTCTCCGGTTTGACGAAGGCTTACACTGGAGGCAAAACGGTGCTGAAAGATGTTGCTCTGTCGATCTCCCCTCGAGAATGTCTGGGCATTGTCGGGGAAAGCGGCAGTGGGAAAAGCACACTCGCTCGCTGTATATTGACATTGGACCCATTTGATCAAGGTGAGCTTAGACTGGATGGGCAGTCTATCAAGGGATTAAAGCGGAGCGAATTAAAACGGATTCGCAGCAGGCTGGGTGCAGTTTTTCAACATCCATCTGCGGCTTTGAACCCCAGACTAACCATCCTGCAATCCCTGCTGGAGCCACTGGACCAGCTTAAGTACTATGTTCCTTCCTTTATGGCGGGTATGTCCTCAGAACGTCGGGATATAGCAGAACATTTGCTTGATATGGTAAAGCTTCCAGCCAGCTATCTGGACAAGTTTCCACATCAGCTTAGCGGTGGGGAAAAGCAGCGTGTAACCATCGCACGTGCCATCAGCACAGAGCCGGATTTTATCGTATTGGACGAGCCAACAGCAAGTCTGGATGTGACCACACAAGCCACTGTTTTAAATCTGCTCAAGGATTTGCAGGATGAGCTAGGATTGGCTTATCTGTTTATCTCACATGATCTGGCGGCTGTGTACTTTATGAGTGATCGAATCATGGTCATGAAAGAAGGCAGTGTGCTTGAGCATTTTCCCAAGGAAGCATTATTTCATTCGGATCGCCATCCCTATACACAATCATTACTGGAGGTTTTTTCAACATGTTGCCTTCCCACCGAGCCTATCTTGCTTTAG
- a CDS encoding MATE family efflux transporter: protein MLPSHRAYLALAIPLIISTITTPLLGAVDTAVIGHLSHSAYLGGVAVGTLIFNTLYWLFGFLRVSTSAFTAQATGAQNNDQGIAALMRPLAIALLIGAVFIVLQKPILLASLQLIHPAQDVAAQAAIYFNIRIWGAPLTLVNYVLLGWLMGLSRVKATLFLQITMNVINMVLAIVFTQIMHWNVTGVASATLIAEVFACILGLVLVFRSSIWREWKQSGQMNWRGWFGASELKSVMATNLDLMIRTACLLTMFNLFTARSASFGTDQLAANAILLQIHYIMAYFFDGFANASSIMTGQARGAGDRKMLQRVIHLSWFWTLVTSVVTGGLYFALKEPLISLFTGNATVISLTGPYNGWLVIFPLAAGLGLVFYGVFTGMTVTYPIRNSMLISLLCFLIALFWCVPHYGNHGLWLSFIVFALGRSLFLVIYLPRLQRI from the coding sequence ATGTTGCCTTCCCACCGAGCCTATCTTGCTTTAGCTATCCCATTAATTATTTCGACGATTACAACCCCACTACTCGGTGCGGTGGATACAGCTGTAATCGGTCATTTGAGCCATTCCGCGTATTTAGGCGGTGTAGCAGTGGGCACTCTTATTTTCAATACTTTATATTGGCTGTTTGGCTTTCTACGAGTCAGTACATCAGCTTTCACGGCCCAAGCCACGGGGGCACAAAATAATGACCAGGGCATAGCTGCTCTCATGCGCCCACTGGCCATTGCTTTACTCATTGGTGCGGTATTCATTGTGTTACAAAAGCCCATTCTGTTAGCTTCTCTGCAACTAATCCATCCGGCTCAGGATGTGGCGGCGCAGGCAGCAATTTATTTTAACATTCGTATCTGGGGAGCTCCTCTTACATTAGTGAACTATGTGCTGCTCGGCTGGCTGATGGGATTATCCCGTGTGAAGGCTACATTATTTTTGCAAATTACAATGAACGTAATCAATATGGTATTAGCTATTGTATTTACACAGATCATGCATTGGAATGTCACTGGTGTAGCAAGCGCTACTCTGATTGCGGAAGTTTTTGCATGTATATTGGGTCTCGTTCTGGTGTTCCGCTCATCGATTTGGAGAGAATGGAAGCAAAGCGGACAGATGAATTGGCGAGGATGGTTTGGAGCTTCAGAGTTGAAAAGTGTCATGGCAACAAACCTTGATCTTATGATCCGTACAGCCTGTCTGCTGACGATGTTTAATCTGTTTACGGCGCGCAGTGCGAGCTTTGGAACCGATCAATTGGCGGCAAACGCTATTTTGTTGCAGATCCATTACATTATGGCTTACTTTTTTGATGGGTTCGCCAACGCCAGTAGCATCATGACGGGTCAGGCTCGGGGTGCCGGGGATCGTAAAATGCTGCAAAGAGTTATTCACTTGTCCTGGTTCTGGACACTGGTGACCAGCGTAGTGACGGGAGGATTGTATTTCGCACTGAAAGAGCCGCTTATCTCACTATTTACGGGTAATGCTACAGTGATTAGTCTTACAGGCCCTTATAATGGATGGCTTGTGATCTTTCCGCTGGCAGCCGGGCTGGGACTGGTATTCTACGGTGTGTTTACGGGAATGACGGTAACGTATCCCATTCGTAATTCGATGCTGATTTCATTGCTCTGCTTTTTGATCGCTCTCTTCTGGTGCGTTCCCCATTATGGGAATCACGGGCTTTGGCTATCCTTTATCGTATTTGCACTAGGACGGTCACTGTTTCTTGTAATCTATTTACCTCGCTTGCAGAGGATATAG
- the katA gene encoding catalase KatA → MSNQPTNLTTSWGAPVGDNQNSITAGSRGPALIQDVHLLEKLAHFNRERVPERVVHAKGAGAHGYFEVTNDLSAYTKASFLSEVGKRTPMFIRFSTVAGELGSSDTVRDPRGFAVKFYTEEGNYDLVGNNTPVFFIRDAIKFPDFIHTQKRHPQTHLKNPNAVWDFWSLSPESLHQVSILMSDRGIPATLRHMHGFGSHTFKWVNAEGQAVWVKYHFKTEQGVQNLDVDLAAKIAGENPDYHTEDLFNAIKKGDFPAWKLHVQIMPVEDADTYRFDPFDVTKVWSQKDYPLIEVGRMVLDRNPENYFAEVEQATFSPGSFVPGIEASPDKMLQGRLFAYGDAHRYRVGANHNSLPINRPHAEVHNYQRDGALRSDSNGGGSVYYEPNSLGGPKESPAHKMAPFEVSGEAQSVAYDHHDHYTQPGDLYRLLSEEERARLVRNIVNAMKPVESDEIKLRQIGHFYKADPEYGRRVAEGLGLTVPQGE, encoded by the coding sequence ATGAGTAACCAACCAACGAACCTGACTACAAGCTGGGGCGCTCCTGTTGGAGATAATCAAAATTCAATCACAGCAGGCTCACGGGGTCCCGCACTAATTCAGGATGTGCATCTGCTGGAGAAATTGGCGCATTTTAACCGGGAGCGTGTGCCGGAACGCGTCGTTCATGCAAAAGGTGCAGGAGCACACGGATATTTTGAAGTTACTAATGATTTGTCTGCATATACAAAAGCAAGCTTCTTGTCTGAGGTGGGCAAGCGTACACCGATGTTTATTCGCTTTTCTACAGTGGCGGGTGAGCTGGGCTCGTCCGATACTGTACGCGACCCGCGTGGTTTTGCGGTGAAGTTTTATACAGAAGAAGGCAACTATGATCTCGTGGGCAATAATACACCTGTGTTTTTTATTCGGGATGCCATTAAATTTCCTGACTTTATTCATACGCAAAAACGCCATCCCCAAACCCATCTGAAAAACCCGAATGCGGTCTGGGATTTCTGGTCCTTATCTCCTGAATCGCTGCATCAGGTAAGTATTCTAATGTCTGACCGCGGTATTCCAGCTACTCTTAGACATATGCATGGTTTCGGTAGTCACACGTTCAAGTGGGTAAATGCCGAAGGACAGGCAGTATGGGTGAAATATCATTTTAAAACAGAGCAAGGTGTGCAAAATCTTGATGTGGATTTGGCTGCGAAAATTGCTGGTGAAAATCCGGATTATCATACAGAAGATTTGTTTAATGCCATCAAAAAAGGTGATTTTCCTGCATGGAAACTTCATGTGCAGATTATGCCGGTAGAAGATGCAGATACGTATCGCTTTGATCCATTTGATGTGACAAAAGTATGGTCTCAAAAGGATTACCCGCTGATCGAGGTTGGACGCATGGTGCTGGATCGCAATCCTGAGAACTATTTTGCTGAGGTAGAGCAGGCGACATTCTCCCCGGGTTCATTTGTTCCTGGTATTGAGGCATCCCCGGATAAAATGTTGCAAGGACGCCTGTTTGCCTACGGCGATGCACATCGCTACCGTGTAGGTGCAAATCATAATTCGTTGCCGATCAACCGTCCGCATGCGGAAGTTCACAACTACCAACGCGATGGTGCATTGCGCAGTGACAGCAATGGCGGAGGATCTGTCTATTACGAGCCTAATAGTCTCGGTGGACCCAAAGAATCACCTGCGCACAAAATGGCTCCTTTTGAAGTGTCTGGCGAAGCTCAAAGCGTAGCCTACGATCATCATGATCACTACACACAACCGGGCGACCTATACCGCTTGCTCAGTGAAGAAGAGCGTGCACGCCTGGTCCGAAACATCGTAAATGCGATGAAGCCCGTAGAAAGTGATGAAATCAAACTGCGTCAGATCGGACATTTCTACAAAGCTGATCCTGAATACGGACGCCGTGTAGCCGAAGGTTTAGGCTTGACCGTTCCTCAAGGCGAGTAG
- the cysC gene encoding adenylyl-sulfate kinase yields the protein MEPSSNITWHVSDIDKQARQLLNGHKSPVLWFTGLSGSGKSTVSSTLEKALYARGIHTFILDGDNVRHGLNRNLGFLPADRKENIRRIAEVAKLMAHAGVLTICATISPYREDREMVKEILKQEGCYEIYIQCSLEECERRDPKGMYKKARAGKIHHFTGIDAPYEAPLEPDLIVSTEGREVIPSVQDILDFLDSKQLLL from the coding sequence ATGGAACCATCTTCGAATATAACCTGGCATGTGTCCGATATTGATAAGCAAGCGCGTCAGCTTTTGAATGGCCATAAAAGTCCGGTGCTTTGGTTTACAGGGCTGTCTGGTTCGGGAAAATCAACGGTATCCTCCACACTTGAAAAAGCGTTATATGCACGAGGCATACACACGTTTATTTTGGATGGGGATAATGTTCGGCATGGTTTAAATCGGAATCTAGGTTTCCTACCCGCTGACCGTAAAGAAAATATTCGTCGTATTGCTGAAGTTGCAAAGCTAATGGCACATGCGGGTGTCCTAACCATTTGCGCCACCATTTCCCCTTATCGTGAAGATCGTGAAATGGTAAAGGAGATTTTAAAGCAAGAAGGTTGCTATGAGATATATATACAGTGCAGCCTGGAGGAATGTGAGCGACGCGATCCAAAAGGAATGTACAAGAAAGCGCGCGCCGGAAAAATTCATCATTTTACGGGGATTGATGCTCCTTATGAAGCACCGTTGGAACCGGATCTAATCGTATCCACTGAAGGGCGGGAGGTAATCCCGTCGGTTCAGGATATCTTGGATTTTCTCGATAGCAAGCAGCTACTTTTATGA
- a CDS encoding TIGR02452 family protein translates to MKNTMNSRSNRDARSHMAQETLSILGHGYYTNNKQAQVNMTNDIGNAVTGSKLYTPSQLVTVKQEAEQRIKSILEPSSRIDEQRIIAKLEVTGESTLQAAYRLQVEEKLTHVACLNFASAKNPGGGFLGGSQAQEESLARSSALYPCISQMEEMYGHNRKLRSCFYSDYMIYSPEVPVFRDDQGTLLEKPYQVDFLTAPAVNAGVVREREPEQVNRIGEVMLERIRYILGMAKQNGVEHLVLGAYGCGVFRNKPEEVALWFKQVIVDEGYGLLFDRIVFAVLDHKADQHTLNSFKNVLS, encoded by the coding sequence ATGAAAAATACAATGAATTCCCGGAGCAACCGAGATGCCCGGTCGCATATGGCGCAGGAAACACTATCCATTTTGGGACATGGGTATTATACGAATAACAAACAGGCTCAAGTAAATATGACAAATGACATAGGGAATGCGGTCACAGGCTCGAAGTTATATACACCTTCTCAGCTGGTAACTGTAAAACAAGAGGCAGAGCAAAGAATAAAAAGTATATTGGAGCCTTCTTCTCGCATAGACGAACAGAGGATCATTGCAAAATTGGAGGTTACGGGAGAAAGCACGTTACAGGCGGCATACAGACTCCAGGTAGAGGAGAAGCTGACCCACGTGGCGTGTTTGAATTTTGCATCAGCCAAAAACCCGGGAGGTGGATTTCTCGGAGGCAGCCAGGCTCAAGAGGAAAGCTTGGCTCGTTCGTCAGCGTTGTATCCTTGCATTTCACAAATGGAAGAGATGTATGGACATAATCGGAAGCTGCGGAGCTGTTTTTATTCAGATTATATGATTTATTCGCCTGAAGTTCCGGTATTTCGGGATGATCAGGGAACATTGTTGGAGAAGCCGTATCAAGTCGATTTCCTGACCGCACCTGCTGTAAATGCTGGAGTGGTGCGAGAACGGGAGCCAGAGCAGGTGAATCGGATTGGTGAAGTGATGCTGGAGCGAATCCGTTACATTCTTGGAATGGCTAAGCAAAACGGCGTAGAACATCTTGTGCTGGGAGCCTATGGTTGCGGGGTATTCCGCAATAAGCCGGAAGAGGTTGCCCTCTGGTTCAAGCAAGTGATTGTAGATGAAGGATATGGTTTGCTGTTTGACCGGATTGTTTTTGCAGTGTTGGATCACAAAGCAGACCAACATACTTTAAACAGCTTTAAAAATGTTCTTTCTTGA
- a CDS encoding NADAR family protein: MEKFTFFYRSHSPFSQWYPSDFVVDGMEFNCAEQYMMLKKAQLFGDEEAALKIMQAPTPREQKARGRSVRGFDQSLWEANCRQFVYDGNYAKFTQNPNLLKHLLKTKGTTLVEASPTDTIWGVGLAENDARIRNRKLWRGTNWLGEILTNLREDVLQKEESSS, encoded by the coding sequence ATGGAAAAGTTTACGTTTTTTTATCGCAGTCATTCGCCGTTTTCGCAATGGTATCCTTCTGATTTTGTCGTGGATGGAATGGAGTTTAACTGTGCCGAGCAATATATGATGTTAAAAAAAGCCCAGCTTTTTGGGGATGAAGAGGCGGCCTTGAAAATTATGCAAGCCCCTACTCCAAGGGAACAAAAAGCCCGTGGCCGCAGTGTGCGCGGATTTGACCAATCCTTGTGGGAGGCCAATTGCCGGCAATTTGTGTATGACGGTAATTACGCCAAATTTACACAAAATCCGAATTTGCTCAAGCACCTGCTTAAAACGAAAGGAACCACTCTGGTTGAGGCTAGTCCAACCGACACCATTTGGGGTGTAGGCTTAGCTGAGAACGATGCTCGTATACGGAACCGCAAGCTATGGCGTGGCACGAACTGGCTAGGAGAAATATTGACGAATTTACGTGAGGATGTATTGCAAAAGGAGGAATCGTCATCATGA
- a CDS encoding NUDIX hydrolase — MTDGLKHNYSGLTEEEFLAAYDASEYERPSVTVDMLLFTVMDQLQQNYRKLPEKTLQLLLIQRGEHPYIGQWALPGGFVGIDESLEEAARRELKTETNVDQIYMEQLYTWGDVARDPRMRVISCAYMALVDHDSLEVQAGDDAADAQWFELDYSVAQETRTNQPEGYTWEQDIDITLKHGDIHLSAKVKITEILKGRTIEIKREVLESQGIAFDHAKIIAYGIERLRSKIEYTDIAFHLMPALFTLSELQQVYEIILGKELLAAAFRRKIADLVEETNEYRKAAGHRPSKLYRFKPRSRFM, encoded by the coding sequence GTGACAGATGGATTGAAACATAATTACAGTGGCTTGACGGAAGAGGAATTTTTGGCCGCTTATGATGCGAGTGAATATGAGCGCCCATCCGTAACGGTAGATATGCTGCTATTTACGGTAATGGATCAGCTCCAACAAAATTACCGTAAGCTGCCGGAGAAGACCCTACAGCTTCTTTTGATCCAAAGAGGGGAGCATCCCTATATAGGACAATGGGCGTTGCCAGGTGGTTTTGTAGGCATAGATGAAAGTCTGGAAGAAGCTGCACGACGCGAGCTTAAAACGGAAACGAATGTGGATCAGATTTATATGGAGCAGCTATATACTTGGGGAGATGTGGCACGTGATCCACGTATGAGGGTGATCAGTTGCGCTTACATGGCTTTAGTTGACCACGATTCCTTGGAGGTACAGGCGGGGGATGATGCCGCTGATGCCCAATGGTTTGAGCTGGATTACAGCGTAGCTCAGGAGACGCGGACGAATCAGCCGGAAGGTTACACATGGGAACAAGACATTGACATCACATTGAAGCATGGGGACATCCATCTGTCAGCCAAAGTAAAAATAACTGAAATTCTTAAGGGAAGAACCATTGAAATCAAGCGAGAAGTGCTGGAGTCACAGGGAATTGCTTTTGATCATGCCAAAATTATTGCGTACGGTATAGAGCGTCTGCGCAGCAAAATAGAATACACAGATATCGCATTTCACCTGATGCCGGCTCTATTTACACTAAGTGAGCTTCAGCAGGTGTATGAAATTATTCTAGGTAAGGAGCTGTTGGCTGCAGCTTTTCGTCGCAAAATAGCTGATCTCGTGGAAGAAACCAATGAGTATAGAAAAGCGGCCGGACACCGTCCATCCAAGTTATACCGATTTAAGCCTCGGTCGCGTTTTATGTAA